The following coding sequences are from one Arachis hypogaea cultivar Tifrunner chromosome 7, arahy.Tifrunner.gnm2.J5K5, whole genome shotgun sequence window:
- the LOC140174391 gene encoding uncharacterized protein codes for MAEMNIKRFPSMMRLTLYLPEEQNIIFKDNDDLEKIVEEDEEKCQTLTYAEFPNEFLYDGEVRKWHPHKRGYSIGRLNYVPPGTGDIYYLTILLVVQRGCTTYESIRIVNRITYSSFQDACYSMGVLYDDRKFIAAINVVAELASSRRLRKLFVILLISNSISKPKRVWNSTWTLLADGILYSGGFYFVYGHGGCGKIFIWNGFSSAIRSRGKIVLNIASNGFASLLLPSGRTAHSRFSIPSTITDESTCNIKHGSLKAGLLIQSSLIIWDETPMLNKMCFEALDRTLMDLMLYTNQHKTHQSLGGKVVVLRGNFRQILPVIPKGNRHDILSSAINSSHLWSFCKVLMLHTNMRLLMSFLYQHKGEINRFANWILDVENGNIGFVVDYRYFHSRAILAPTVESVEKVNDFVLTIFPVMEKEYLSSDTTCQPDENEDVQQELFTPELLNDIKLYFAMTINKSQGQSLSYAGLYLPKSVFTHGQLYVALSRVKSRSGLRTLPNYRNSPSPYSIEMVCLDEDGRKIHTLVKRALVSRFVNLLREGISYQMRYFSIGFNVDNIKTTHHEYVVNLINQRTDMHILPESANIPRYEFNFVSFDTLNVPGYNYTYLVDVIRYLTRIRNKKNLTKDDKSTKYNIIELEIDNG; via the exons atggctgagatgaatattAAG AGGTTCCCTTCAATGATGAGATTAACCCTTTATTTGCCTGAAGagcaaaatatcatctttaaagatAATGACGATCTTGAGAAAATTGTGGAAGAAGACGAAGAGAAAT GTCAAACTTTGACGTATGCTGAGTTTCCAAATGAATTTCTTTATGATGGAGAAGTAAGGAAATGGCATCCACACAAAAGAGGGTATTCTATCGGGAGGTTAAACTATGTTCCACCAGGTACAGGTGATATCTACTATTTGACAATTTTGTTAGTTGTTCAGAGAGGTTGCACAACATATGAGTCTATTAGGATAGTTAATAGGATAACATATTCTAGCTTCCAAGATGCTTGCTATTCCATGGGAGTACTATATGATGATAGGAAATTCATTGCAGCTATTAATGTGGTAGCTGAACTTGCATCTAGTCGTCGATTGAGAAAACTATTTGTGATCCTATTGATATCTAATAGCATTAGCAAACCAAAACGTGTTTGGAATTCAACTTGGACATTATTAGCTGACGGAATACTAT ACTCTGGTGGTTTTTACTTCGTTTATGGGCATGGTGGGTGTGGTAAGATATTTATTTGGAACGGATTTTCTTCTGCTATTCGGTCTAGAGGAAAGATTGTTTTAAATATCGCATCCAATGGATTTGCGTCTTTACTCCTACCTAGTGGCAGAACGGCTCATTCTAGATTTTCAATACCTAGTACAATTACTGATGAATCTACTTGCAACATCAAGCATGGCAGTTTGAAGGCTGGGCTACTCATCCAAAGTAGTTTAATAATTTGGGATGAAACTCCAATGCTCAATAAAATGTGCtttgaagcacttgatcggaCGCTCATGGATCTTATGTTATATACCAATCAACATAAGACACACCAATCATTAGGTGGTAAGGTTGTTGTTCTAAGAGGTAatttcagacagatacttccGGTGATTCCGAAAGGGAATAGACACGATATATTGTCATCAGCTATTAATTCATCCCATCTGTGGTCGTTTTGTAAGGTTCTGATGCTGCATACGAAcatgaggcttctaatgtcttTTTTATATCAACATAAAGGTGAAATAAATAGATTTGCAaattggatacttgatgttgAAAATGGAAATATTGGTTTTGTTGTTG attacagGTATTTTCATAGTAGGGCAATTCTTGCACCTACGGTTGAGAGTGTCGAGAAAGTAAAcgattttgtcttgacaatctttccaGTGATGGAAAAGGAGTATCTGAGTTCTGACACAACATGTCAAcctgatgagaatgaagatgtacaacaAGAGTTGTTCACACCAGAATTgctaaatgacatcaaat TATactttgcaatgaccattaacaagAGTCAAGGTCAATCATTATCATATGCAGGACTTTACTTGCCAAAATCAGTGTTCACccatggacaactttatgttgctttgtcaagagttaagagccGCAGTGGCCTCAGG ACACTACCAAATTACAGAAATTCTCCATcgccatactcaattgagatggtttgtcTCGATGAAGAT GGAAGAAAAATACACACCTTAGTTAAGAGGGCTCTTGTGTCTCGATTCGTGAATTTACTAAGAGAAGGAATATCTTACCAAATGAGATATTTTAGTATTGGATTCAACGTGGATAACATCAAGACCACACATCATGAGTATGTGGTTAATTTAATAAATCAACGTACTGATATGCACATACTTCCAGAATCGGCAAATATCCCacgatatgaatttaattttgtgaGTTTTGACACTCTCAATGTTCCTGGGTACAATTACACATATTTAGTTG ATGTTATTAGATATCTTACTAGAATtaggaataaaaaaaatcttacaaAGGATGATAAATCTACCAAGTATAATATTATTGAATTAGAGATTGATAATGGATAA
- the LOC112703309 gene encoding glycine-rich domain-containing protein 1, with product MEKQQELEWAEAQKIIISEDLLVKAKQQLLFLAEVDRNRCLYGGSVLERATFRYKYCWLPLLAKHVETPMTQEPLVVPLDCEWIWHCHRLNPVRYKSDCMDLYGRILDDLNVVSSILGTSNEESEKIWNTMYPSEPYELHLDSDSFQDFDENLLGDPESTTKYDLISAVKRQTTFFYQVSRSYWNDDTFLEGAVARYKGFLYLIKRNKERSMRRFCVPTYDVDLIWHSHQLHPASYCKDLVAIMGKVLEHDDTDSDRSKGQKLDVGFFETTNQWEETFGTRYWKAGAMHRGNPPSPLTFDKFKVDAMQNDSTPSNKNQNLIQLPQKMLVEVMLEIVDVRDLPSGHKGKLVVSFKKKQEDILFNAKKQLSVSSQPEGKQVAVFQCESRGELVLELIYRPCVNFRMVRPAKVLGKTSINLEDSQNAACKLPLQKWLDLTSAVKWSKPISICVGLSLTPPVPAPYKLQMVSTRPSIRSYAPFLPWRKFQQTKNWTNVVDEAGNEIINIHSRNLTTEKSNTNIKLEVVGTTASDETHLLAELKGTTWSMMNSDWTLQRKKSSDEDENVFELTGTRKVIIFPGRKLEFETRYYGNERGNCFLTAVEFSPKDPYGKAVALMNLAYGFLEIKEEWLVLPAILSAFVLSNFPHFSDGIQNGNK from the exons ATGGAGAAACAGCAAGAATTAGAGTGGGCTGAAGCCCAGAAAATTATAATAAGTGAAGACCTTTTGGTCAAAGCAAAACAACAGCTTCTGTTTCTGGCAGAAGTTGATAGGAATCGTTGCCTCTATGGTGGCTCAGTTTTAGAGCGAGCTACTTTCAG GTATAAATATTGCTGGCTTCCTTTACTAGCCAAACATGTAGAGACACCAATGACACAAGAGCCTTTGGTAGTGCCTCTTGATTGTGAATGGATTTGGCATTGTCATAGGCTTAATCCG GTGCGTTACAAGAGCGACTGCATGGATCTTTATGGGAGAATACTTGATGATTTGAATGTGGTTTCTTCAATTCTAGGAACCAGCAATGAGGAAAGTGAAAAAATCTGGAACACAATGTATCCAAGTGAGCCTTATGAACTTCATCTGGACAGTGACTCATTTCAAGACTTTGATGAAAACTTGTTGGGAGACCCAGAAAGTACCACAAAGTATGATTTAATCTCGGCTGTTAAAAGACAAACTACTTTCTTCTATCAG GTTTCTAGGTCATATTGGAATGATGATACCTTCCTTGAAGGAGCCGTGGCGCGATACAAGGGGTTTCTGTATTTGATCAAGAGGAACAAAGAAAGGTCTATGCGTCGTTTCTGCGTCCCAACATATGACGTTGACCTCATCTGGCATTCACACCAGTTGCACCCTGCATCTTACTGCAAAGATCTGGTGGCAATTATGGGCAAAGTGTTGGAGCATGATGACACAGATTCGGACAGAAGCAAGGGTCAAAAGCTGGATGTTGGATTTTTCGAAACCACCAACCAATGGGAAGAGACATTTGGAACAAGATACTGGAAAGCAGGAGCAATGCACAGGGGTAATCCCCCATCTCCTCTTACCTTTGATAAGTTCAAAGTAGATGCTATGCAGAATGATTCGACTCCATCCAATAAAAACCAGAATCTGATTCAGCTTCCACAGAAGATGCTTGTGGAG GTGATGCTTGAGATTGTTGATGTGAGAGACTTACCATCTGGGCATAAGGGTAAACTAGTTGTATCCTTCAAGAAGAAACAAGAAGATATACTTTTCAATGCTAAGAAACAATTAAGCGTTTCGTCACAGCCGGAAGGGAAACAAGTTGCTGTCTTCCAATGCGAAAGCAGAGGCGAGCTGGTCCTTGAGCTCATTTACCGCCCATGTGTCAACTTTCGAATGGTGCGGCCGGCCAAAGTTTTGGGAAAAACTTCAATAAATCTCGAGGATTCGCAAAATGCAGCATGTAAACTACCACTTCAGAAGTGGTTAGATTTGACGTCTGCAGTCAAATGGTCGAAGCCTATTAGTATTTGCGTTGGTCTCTCTTTGACTCCTCCTGTTCCGGCGCCATACAAGTTGCAAATGGTTTCCACCCGTCCATCCATACGAAGCTATGCTCCATTCCTGCCTTGGAGAAAGtttcaacaaacaaaaaattgGACAAATGTTGTGGATGAGGCTGGCAACGAGATCATAAACATCCACAGCCG GAACTTGACAACTGAGAAATCAAACACTAACATCAAGTTAGAAGTGGTTGGCACAACTGCATCGGATGAAACTCATCTCCTGGCAGAACTAAAGGGAACAACGTGGTCTATGATGAACTCCGATTGGACGTTACAGAGAAAGAAGAGCAGTGATGAAGATGAAAATGTATTTGAGCTCACAGGCACCCGGAAG GTGATTATTTTTCCTGGTAGAAAATTGGAGTTTGAAACTAGATACTATGGAAATGAAAGAGGAAATTGCTTTCTTACAGCAGTAGAATTCTCACCGAAGGATCCATATGGGAAGGCAGTGGCTTTGATGAATTTAGCATATGGTTTTTTAGAG ATCAAGGAAGAGTGGCTAGTACTCCCTGCCATATTGTCTGCATTTGTTCTCTCTAACTTCCCCCATTTCAGTGATGGCATACAAAATgggaataaataa
- the LOC112703311 gene encoding uncharacterized protein, which produces MDNNTTANGTNNFNVADSRDSSPRSRDADNNGNHYNNSNNSFIDEPPPPSSAATTAKVKFMCSYGGRIQPRPHDNQLTYIGGDTKIVAVDRHVKFSALVSKLCSIANADVCFKYQLPGEDLDALISVTNDEDLDHMMVEYDRLCRSSPRPARLRLILFPLPNTTTSTTTTITTTTATTTNNAPLPPHPSVLTKPERQWFVDALNSVRIPEPSSSSSPTQLPHPSFAALNPDFLFGLDNHKPHHAISMDPAPSAPTVPDFSIGSSENAPEAVGETEFVRHVQEMQRLHLRNNNTTSDQPPQPQRKSTEENGVEYYAQKNQEKPPNSGPVHGNGPVPVPVHGSFLHNPVGHGGGYSLPVSGTGVEPAPVYIIQTPSGVYQAITPVAGPVGPGPVYLIQKTPASVSHAPTPVSHAPAQNGGYGGSEVGSAAERGYSQVAYAVRPQAAAAPSGDGWN; this is translated from the coding sequence ATGGACAACAACACTACCGCCAACGGCACCAACAATTTCAACGTCGCCGATTCTCGTGACTCATCGCCGCGCTCTCGGGACGCTGACAACAACGGCAACCACTACAACAACAGCAATAACTCCTTCATCGATGAACCGCCTCCGCCATCCTCCGCCGCTACAACCGCCAAGGTGAAATTCATGTGCAGCTACGGCGGAAGGATCCAGCCCCGCCCTCACGATAACCAGCTCACCTACATCGGCGGCGACACCAAGATCGTCGCTGTCGATCGCCACGTCAAATTCTCTGCCCTCGTCTCCAAGCTCTGCTCCATCGCTAACGCCGATGTCTGCTTCAAGTACCAGCTTCCTGGCGAGGACCTCGACGCCCTCATTTCCGTCACCAATGACGAAGACCTCGACCACATGATGGTCGAGTACGATCGCCTGTGCCGCTCCTCACCTAGACCCGCACGCCTGAGGCTCATCCTCTTTCCTCTCCccaacaccaccaccagcaccaccacaACCATCACAACCACAACCGCAACCACCACCAACAATGCGCCTCTTCCTCCTCACCCTTCAGTTCTTACCAAACCCGAGCGTCAGTGGTTCGTGGACGCTCTCAACTCCGTTCGGATTCCAGAACCTTCTTCTTCCTCGTCTCCTACGCAACTGCCTCATCCATCTTTCGCGGCATTGAATCCGGATTTTCTGTTCGGATTAGATAATCATAAACCACATCACGCGATTTCAATGGATCCCGCACCTTCCGCTCCAACCGTTCCGGATTTCTCTATTGGATCCTCGGAAAACGCGCCAGAAGCAGTTGGAGAAACTGAATTCGTTAGGCACGTGCAGGAGATGCAGAGGCTTCACCTCCGGAACAACAACACGACCAGTGACCAACCACCACAGCCTCAACGTAAAAGCACCGAAGAGAACGGCGTTGAGTATTACGCTCAGAAGAATCAAGAGAAACCGCCTAATTCAGGACCGGTTCACGGAAATGGACCGGTTCCCGTTCCGGTTCATGGCTCGTTTTTGCACAACCCGGTTGGTCATGGTGGCGGTTACTCTTTGCCGGTTTCTGGAACCGGAGTTGAACCGGCTCCGGTTTATATCATTCAGACGCCTTCTGGAGTCTACCAGGCAATAACACCGGTGGCCGGACCGGTTGGTCCCGGTCCGGTTTATCTGATTCAGAAGACGCCGGCGTCGGTTTCACATGCACCGACGCCAGTGTCGCATGCACCGGCGCAGAATGGTGGTTACGGCGGTTCCGAGGTTGGTTCGGCTGCGGAGCGAGGCTACTCGCAGGTTGCTTATGCGGTACGACCGCAGGCGGCAGCGGCTCCCAGCGGTGACGGGTGGAACTGA
- the LOC140174392 gene encoding serine/threonine-protein phosphatase 7 long form homolog, translating to MIMFYCYLALVNALIEKWCSKTHTFNFSVGEYAVTLEDVVIILSLPTNGLPVTGPTLSSYEALEAECFDQFGVAPRKTDCRESFIKLTWFRGLKDRLVLVDDIHIQSWGSACLAHLYRVLCRATRVDCKEIDLSTISCADSWWRNWERADQSYRFHSLAHFRRALDYLQERHFIWEAYAIGRIDPDVIPFDIRQHSIIWSATVPLIYFECIEWHAYDRLRRQFGLTQGIPHQERDLGEAHGEVLTGPKNQDWSGTHSF from the exons ATGATTATGTTTTACTGTTAT TTGGCATTGGTTAATGCTCTAATCGAGAAATGGTGCTCTAAGACTCACACATTCAATTTTTCGGTTGGTGAGTATGCTGTGACGCTGGAGGACGTGGTGATAATTCTTAGTCTTCCGACGAATGGTCTGCCAGTTACAGGACCGACACTCAGTAGTTATGAGGCGTTAGAGGCTGAATGCTTTGATCAATTTGGTGTTGCACCTAGGAAGACAGACTGTAGAGAAAGCTTTATCAAATTGACGTGGTTTCGAGGACTAAAAGATCGTTTAGTATTGGTTGATGATATTCATATTCAGAG TTGGGGATCGGCATGTCTGGCACACCTGTATAGAGTGTTGTGTAGGGCAACTCGTGTTGACTGCAAGGAGATTGATCTGTCTACCATTTCTTGCGCCGATTCCTG GTGGCGTAATTGGGAGCGTGCTGATCAGTCTTATAGATTTCATAGTCTTGCTCACTTTAGAAGAGCATTGGATTATCTGCAAGAAAGACAT TTTATTTGGGAGGCTTATGCAATTGGTCGCATTGATCCAGATGTGATTCCTTTTGACATCCGTCAACATTCGATTATATGGAGTGCTACGGTTCCGCTTATATATTTTGAATGTATTGAGTGGCATGCATATGATAGACTGAGGAGACAATTTGGTTTGACTCAAGGCATTCCTCATCAAGAGCGGGATCTAGGTGAAGCACACGGCGAAGTTTTGACAGGACCCAAGAATCAAGATTGGTCTGGAACCCACTCATTTTAG